The following are encoded in a window of Arvicanthis niloticus isolate mArvNil1 chromosome 1, mArvNil1.pat.X, whole genome shotgun sequence genomic DNA:
- the Fut1 gene encoding galactoside alpha-(1,2)-fucosyltransferase 1, producing the protein MWTPSRRQLCLAFLLVCVLSAGSFFFHLNGRHFFRNGLTFSVLCSDYRLLRSPVAMVCLPYPLQTFNGSSSCPEQSFSLSGTWTITPGGRFGNQMGQYATLLALAQLNGRQAFIQPEMHATLAPVFRISLPVLDPEVDSLTPWQHLVLHDWMSEEYSHLEDPFLKLSGFPCSWTFFHHLREQIRREFTLHDHLREGAQHLLSGLRIGPAGIRPHTFVGVHVRRGDYLEVMPNRWKGVVGDRAYLQRAMDWFRVRHKDPIFVVTSNGMKWCLENIDTSHGDVVFAGNGQEGTPGKDFALLTQCNHTIMTIGTFGFWAAYLAGGDTVYLANFTLPDSEFLKIFRPKAAFLPEWVGINADLSPLQAKFDSQDTDSLFRLV; encoded by the coding sequence ATGTGGACTCCCAGCCGGAGGCAGCTCTGCCTGGCATTCCTGTTGGTCTGTGTGCTCTCTGCCGGCTCCTTCTTTTTCCACCTGAATGGAAGACACTTCTTTCGAAATGGTCTAACTTTCTCTGTCCTGTGTTCAGACTATCGCCTGTTGAGGTCCCCAGTGGCAATGGTATGCCTACCTTATCCACTGCAGACATTCAATGGCTCCTCTTCCTGTCCTGAGCAGTCATTCTCGCTCTCTGGGACTTGGACAATCACCCCGGGAGGCAGGTTTGGTAACCAGATGGGACAGTATGCCACATTGCTGGCCCTAGCCCAGCTCAATGGCCGCCAAGCCTTCATCCAGCCTGAGATGCATGCCACACTGGCCCCTGTGTTCCGGATCTCCCTGCCAGTGCTGGACCCTGAGGTGGACAGCCTCACCCCTTGGCAGCACTTAGTCCTACATGACTGGATGTCAGAGGAGTACTCCCACCTGGAGGACCCATTTCTCAAGCTGTCTGGTTTCCCCTGCTCTTGGACCTTTTTCCACCATCTCCGGGAACAGATTCGCAGGGAATTCACCCTCCATGACCACCTACGGGAAGGTGCCCAGCACTTGTTGAGCGGGCTCCGTATAGGCCCAGCGGGCATCCGCCCTCACACATTTGTGGGTGTCCATGTGCGTCGTGGAGACTATCTGGAGGTGATGCCCAATCGCTGGAAAGGTGTGGTGGGTGACCGAGCTTACCTCCAGCGAGCCATGGATTGGTTTCGGGTCCGGCACAAAGACCCCATCTTTGTGGTCACCAGCAATGGCATGAAATGGTGTTTGGAAAACATCGACACGTCCCATGGTGATGTGGTCTTCGCTGGCAATGGCCAGGAGGGTACACCGGGGAAGGACTTTGCCCTGCTCACACAGTGTAACCACACCATTATGACTATTGGCACCTTTGGCTTCTGGGCTGCCTACTTAGCTGGTGGGGACACTGTCTATCTTGCTAACTTCACCCTGCCAGATTCAGAGTTTCTGAAGATCTTCAGGCCAAAGGCTGCCTTCCTGCCCGAGTGGGTGGGCATTAATGCAGACTTGTCCCCACTGCAGGCTAAGTTTGACTCCCAGGACACAGACAGTCTTTTTAGATTGGTCTGA
- the Fgf21 gene encoding fibroblast growth factor 21 yields MMDWMKSKVGALGLWVRLLLAVFLLGVYQAYPIPDSSPLLQFGGQVRQRYLYTDDDQDTEAHLEIREDGTVVGAAHRSPESLLELKALKPGVIQILGVKASRFLCQQPDGTLYGSLHFDPEACSFRELLLEDGYNVYQSEAHGLPLRLPQKDSPNQDPTSRGPVRFLPMPGLLHEPQEQPGFLPPEPPDVGSSDPLSMVEPLQGRSPSYAS; encoded by the exons ATGATGGACTGGATGAAATCTAAAGTTGGGGCCCTGGGACTGTGGGTCCGACTACTGCTGGCTGTCTTCTTGCTGGGGGTCTACCAAGCATACCCCATCCCTGACTCCAGCCCCCTCCTCCAGTTTGGGGGTCAAGTCCGGCAGAGGTACCTCTACACGGATGACGACCAGGACACTGAAGCCCACCTGGAGATCAGGGAGGATGGAACAGTGGTAGGGGCAGCACACCGCAGTCCAGAAA GTCTGCTGGAGCTCAAAGCCTTGAAGCCAGGGGTCATTCAAATCCTGGGTGTCAAGGCCTCCAGGTTTCTTTGCCAACAGCCAGATGGAACTCTATACGGATCG CTTCACTTTGATCCCGAGGCCTGCAGCTTCCGGGAGCTGCTGCTTGAAGATGGGTACAACGTTTACCAGTCTGAAGCCCATGGCCTGCCCCTGCGTCTGCCCCAGAAGGACTCTCCAAACCAGGATCCAACATCCCGGGGACCTGTGCGTTTCCTGCCCATGCCAGGCCTGCTCCACGAACCCCAAGAGCAACCAGGATTCCTGCCCCCAGAGCCCCCAGATGTGGGCTCCTCTGACCCCCTGAGCATGGTAGAGCCTTTGCAGGGCCGAAGCCCCAGCTATGCATCCTAA